In Melioribacteraceae bacterium 4301-Me, a genomic segment contains:
- the panC gene encoding pantoate--beta-alanine ligase encodes MSIVISSVKEMHRLSSELKRANNKIGFVPTMGYLHEGHISLIRASKRKSDATVVSIFVNPIQFAPNEDFNKYPRDFNRDKKMLQSEGVDAIFYPSSSEIYPENFQTYVTVEKISQILEGTFRPAHFKGVTTIVNILFNCVKPDIVFFGQKDAQQAAIIKQMIADLKMDIEISIEPIVREQDGLAMSSRNIYLNEKERRDALVLYNSLCLAEKLINSGERNKERIVTEMQLIINSVESSKIDYIEIVEQTTFSISNTLERGKSYYVLVACWIGTTRLIDNILVTI; translated from the coding sequence ATGTCAATTGTTATTTCTTCAGTAAAAGAAATGCATCGGCTTTCAAGTGAGTTGAAAAGGGCAAATAATAAAATTGGATTTGTCCCAACAATGGGTTATTTGCATGAAGGACATATATCACTAATTAGGGCTTCTAAAAGAAAATCTGATGCAACAGTTGTTTCTATTTTTGTAAACCCTATTCAGTTTGCACCGAATGAGGACTTTAATAAATACCCTCGTGATTTCAATAGAGATAAAAAGATGCTACAAAGTGAAGGCGTTGATGCAATCTTTTACCCAAGTTCTTCTGAAATTTATCCTGAAAACTTTCAAACTTATGTTACAGTTGAAAAAATTTCCCAAATTCTCGAGGGTACTTTTCGTCCCGCACATTTTAAGGGGGTAACAACAATTGTTAATATCCTTTTTAATTGTGTTAAGCCGGATATTGTTTTTTTTGGACAAAAAGACGCTCAACAAGCGGCAATTATCAAACAAATGATAGCAGATTTGAAAATGGATATAGAAATTTCAATAGAGCCAATTGTAAGAGAGCAAGATGGATTGGCTATGAGTTCACGAAATATTTACCTTAATGAAAAGGAAAGGAGAGATGCTTTAGTACTTTATAATTCGTTGTGTCTTGCTGAAAAACTGATTAACAGTGGTGAAAGAAATAAAGAACGCATAGTTACAGAGATGCAACTAATTATTAATTCTGTTGAATCGTCTAAAATCGATTATATTGAAATTGTTGAACAGACTACTTTTTCTATTTCTAATACACTTGAACGGGGTAAAAGTTATTATGTATTAGTTGCTTGTTGGATAGGAACTACAAGATTAATTGATAATATCCTAGTTACCATTTAA